The Methanoplanus sp. FWC-SCC4 genome has a window encoding:
- a CDS encoding metal ABC transporter solute-binding protein, Zn/Mn family, translating into MFSKRQISELFLLSVIFLIILVTGCTDNSTVQSGNGNINGESQIKVAVSIPPQKEFVESVGGELVDVLLFVPPGASPHTHEPSPEQLKELSKADIYAEVGSGIEFELAYMDKLKGINPGMKIIDCSKGIDLIYGDTGSQGDGFGDPHIWLSPKNARIMVENICEGLCEFSPENEEYFRKNSEEYISKLDMLDKDITMELEGKNGEKIMVYHSAWAYFAKDYSLIQVPVETEGKELTSGDISSLIEQARADNISVIFASPQYSLKSANVVADAINGRLVLIDPLAENYSENMAAVAGAFAEV; encoded by the coding sequence ATGTTTTCAAAGAGACAGATATCTGAATTATTTTTATTGTCTGTCATCTTTCTGATTATTTTAGTCACCGGATGCACAGACAACAGTACAGTACAGTCAGGCAACGGTAACATCAACGGTGAAAGCCAGATCAAAGTTGCGGTTTCAATACCTCCACAAAAAGAATTTGTCGAGAGTGTGGGCGGTGAACTAGTTGATGTTTTACTCTTTGTTCCCCCCGGCGCAAGTCCGCATACACATGAGCCTTCACCGGAGCAGTTAAAGGAATTGTCCAAAGCTGACATTTATGCAGAGGTTGGTTCAGGTATTGAATTTGAACTTGCATATATGGATAAACTAAAGGGAATTAATCCTGGGATGAAGATAATTGACTGTTCAAAGGGAATTGATCTGATATATGGTGATACCGGAAGTCAGGGGGATGGTTTTGGAGATCCTCATATCTGGCTGTCGCCTAAAAATGCGAGGATAATGGTTGAAAATATCTGTGAGGGCCTTTGTGAGTTCAGTCCGGAAAATGAAGAATATTTCCGTAAAAATTCAGAAGAATATATTTCAAAACTTGACATGCTTGATAAGGATATAACCATGGAGCTTGAAGGTAAAAATGGCGAAAAAATAATGGTTTATCATTCTGCATGGGCTTATTTTGCAAAAGACTATAGTCTCATTCAGGTACCTGTTGAAACTGAGGGCAAAGAACTGACATCAGGGGATATTTCTTCTCTGATAGAACAGGCCCGGGCAGATAACATATCTGTCATATTTGCATCCCCACAATACAGTCTGAAAAGTGCAAATGTGGTTGCTGACGCGATTAATGGCAGGTTGGTTTTGATAGACCCGCTTGCAGAGAACTATTCTGAGAATATGGCCGCAGTTGCAGGCGCTTTTGCGGAGGTCTGA
- a CDS encoding metal ABC transporter ATP-binding protein, whose amino-acid sequence MANTAINIKNITFERNGQKLLENVSLSIYEGEFYAIIGPNGGGKTTLLKIVLGLLKPSSGIVEIYGESPEKNRYMLGYVPQFHTFDFSYPVSVREMVQTGRLGHIKGIHKKYSENDRILVDEALNDLGILDLADRSFGELSGGEQQRAIIARAIVGNPRVLLLDEPTVYVDSPTEEKFLDILHELHKKMTIVLVTHDIGVLASGVDRVACLNRTLFTHHTNEITESMLQKAYKCPVDLIAHGVPHRVFREHE is encoded by the coding sequence ATGGCAAACACTGCGATAAATATCAAAAATATTACATTTGAGAGGAACGGACAAAAACTTCTTGAAAATGTTTCTCTTTCAATATATGAGGGCGAATTTTATGCAATAATCGGTCCGAACGGTGGAGGCAAGACAACTCTTTTAAAGATAGTGCTCGGGCTTTTAAAACCTTCATCGGGAATAGTTGAAATCTATGGGGAGAGTCCTGAGAAAAATCGTTACATGCTTGGATATGTCCCTCAGTTTCATACTTTTGATTTTTCCTATCCTGTCAGTGTCAGGGAAATGGTACAGACCGGAAGGCTTGGACACATAAAAGGTATTCACAAAAAGTACTCCGAAAATGACAGAATCCTGGTGGATGAAGCATTAAATGACCTTGGTATTCTTGATTTGGCAGACCGAAGTTTTGGCGAATTATCGGGCGGTGAACAGCAAAGGGCAATAATTGCAAGGGCCATAGTTGGTAATCCCCGTGTTCTTCTGCTTGATGAGCCGACTGTTTATGTTGATTCTCCCACTGAAGAAAAATTTCTGGATATATTGCATGAACTTCATAAAAAGATGACAATAGTGCTTGTAACACATGATATAGGGGTACTGGCTTCGGGTGTGGACAGGGTTGCATGCCTTAACAGGACGCTTTTTACCCATCATACAAACGAGATTACTGAATCGATGCTCCAAAAGGCCTACAAGTGTCCTGTTGACCTGATAGCACACGGAGTACCGCACAGAGTTTTCCGGGAGCATGAATGA
- a CDS encoding metal ABC transporter permease: protein MVVTEPMLSVLGYEFFRNALFAGIIASMACGVIGSFVVVKRMVSLSGGISHAAFGGIGLGYFFGFDPIIGATGFSIATAALIGHIRNTAHQHMDTLVGSVWAVGMALGIMFVYLTPGNAPDLFGYLFGNILLVPFNDILIMAFLVALIFLIVFLFYNQILAVTFDEEYADVMNIPSEKIMILLLVLIALTVVMLIQVVGVILVIALLTLPAAIAREFTMKISHMFYISSLLGAVFTTSGIFLSYLLNVPSGATIILLSAVVYITVVAMREAGLNFPAI, encoded by the coding sequence GTGGTGGTGACTGAACCGATGCTTTCTGTTTTGGGATATGAATTCTTCAGAAATGCCCTGTTTGCAGGTATCATTGCAAGTATGGCATGCGGTGTTATTGGAAGTTTTGTTGTTGTAAAAAGGATGGTTTCATTGTCAGGAGGAATATCACATGCTGCTTTTGGCGGTATAGGTCTTGGGTATTTCTTTGGCTTTGATCCAATAATCGGTGCAACTGGTTTTAGCATAGCAACTGCGGCTTTAATCGGGCACATAAGAAATACTGCACATCAGCACATGGATACTCTTGTAGGTTCGGTATGGGCTGTGGGAATGGCGCTTGGAATTATGTTTGTGTATCTGACACCCGGGAATGCGCCTGATCTTTTTGGTTATCTCTTTGGAAATATTCTCCTTGTGCCTTTTAATGACATTTTAATAATGGCCTTCCTTGTTGCGCTTATTTTTCTGATAGTATTTTTATTTTACAATCAGATTCTTGCCGTAACCTTTGATGAGGAGTATGCGGATGTTATGAACATCCCTTCAGAAAAAATTATGATCCTTTTGCTTGTGTTAATTGCTCTGACTGTTGTGATGCTGATACAGGTTGTGGGTGTAATTCTTGTAATTGCACTGCTCACACTCCCTGCTGCAATAGCGCGTGAGTTTACAATGAAGATCTCCCATATGTTTTACATATCATCACTGCTTGGTGCGGTTTTTACAACGTCAGGCATCTTTCTCTCATACCTTTTGAATGTGCCATCAGGTGCAACAATTATTCTTTTGAGTGCTGTTGTGTACATAACTGTCGTGGCAATGAGAGAAGCCGGTTTGAATTTTCCGGCAATCTGA
- a CDS encoding ABC transporter substrate-binding protein, protein MIRKISISTVLFLIVILISAFFMISTNFGPPPGDFPDEIVVGSILPLSGPMETYGIEIKRGIDMAVSDINEQGGIKGTPLSVEYFDNLGNPNMALFALKKFAEKGVPVIIGPVSSTTALTIAPYAEEEKVVIISPAATNPNLSEYKDYFFRTISSDIYQGKGMAKVLPTMYPDVQSAAVLYLNNDYGRELKNSFVTWFPKAGGHIVLIESYEPREKSYSELIDKIIYTKPDAVVLIGTVEDAGIILKEAENNGVNVKWFCSEGLVNDELPDSVGKYSEGIAGLMQSSQVQSKSFIKRYESEYGTGINWPVSYGYDTMAIVSEAISAGGYKGPEISSALKRIRYLGLCGPKVFDENGDIPPAFDIMRIENGKWQRVKWNQIVFSDEEDEED, encoded by the coding sequence ATGATCAGAAAAATCTCCATTTCAACAGTATTATTTCTGATAGTAATATTAATATCCGCATTTTTTATGATCTCAACAAACTTCGGCCCGCCGCCCGGGGATTTCCCCGATGAGATCGTTGTTGGATCAATACTGCCACTCTCAGGACCTATGGAGACATACGGCATTGAAATTAAACGCGGAATTGATATGGCTGTTTCTGATATCAATGAACAGGGAGGAATCAAAGGCACTCCTTTGAGTGTTGAATATTTTGACAACCTGGGAAATCCCAACATGGCCTTATTCGCATTGAAAAAGTTTGCAGAAAAAGGTGTTCCGGTCATAATAGGCCCTGTTTCAAGTACAACTGCCCTTACAATCGCACCTTATGCAGAAGAAGAAAAAGTTGTAATCATATCTCCGGCTGCAACAAACCCCAACCTTTCCGAGTATAAGGATTATTTTTTCAGGACAATATCCTCCGACATTTATCAGGGCAAAGGGATGGCAAAAGTTCTTCCCACAATGTACCCGGATGTGCAATCAGCCGCAGTATTATACCTCAACAACGACTACGGCCGTGAACTTAAGAATTCATTTGTAACCTGGTTCCCCAAAGCCGGCGGACATATTGTTTTAATTGAAAGCTATGAACCACGTGAAAAATCATATTCAGAATTAATTGACAAAATCATCTATACGAAACCCGATGCAGTCGTATTAATTGGAACAGTTGAAGATGCAGGGATTATTCTAAAGGAAGCAGAAAATAACGGCGTAAACGTCAAATGGTTCTGTTCAGAGGGCCTTGTAAATGACGAACTCCCCGATTCTGTCGGAAAATATTCGGAAGGAATTGCCGGACTTATGCAGTCAAGTCAGGTCCAGTCAAAATCGTTCATCAAAAGGTATGAATCTGAATATGGAACCGGAATTAACTGGCCTGTTTCATACGGTTATGACACTATGGCAATTGTTTCCGAGGCAATATCAGCAGGAGGCTATAAAGGGCCTGAAATCAGCAGTGCCCTTAAGAGGATAAGGTACCTGGGACTCTGCGGCCCGAAAGTTTTTGATGAAAACGGAGATATACCGCCTGCATTTGATATAATGAGGATTGAAAACGGAAAATGGCAGAGGGTAAAATGGAATCAGATAGTCTTCAGCGATGAAGAGGATGAAGAAGATTAA
- a CDS encoding Nramp family divalent metal transporter: MRKILASYIPKDISDKFKFIGPGLLLAIAASGESGIAEAVEIGAHFHFDLIWVILVTLLFKFAFTNGIARYTLSTGETIFEGLKKIPGPKNWTVIFVTVIYLLEMFGFGGMLLFGSIFLDYYLPGVYFSKLIAIMTLAIVMFLLWKDSYERVEKLVIAIAIGLFIGIGYCLLEFGIPMESVAFGLIPTVPHDSILPIMALMGAIGSGLNLLLYSVWLNEKSRGEHGETYFKKYILSVNLDLILAFGLVAVITVLFMTLGVSGFVVSFLGHGEELTIDTLIVQTLYVLSNIPYGTVFFLIFGYLIMFGATVTGMDGRARAISSIIKSSTETKLDEKKIYRILLGVFSAIIISAIIMGDPTKVIHYVAAMASIMFALLGFMAIYIDLTLPAYSRGSRLWLLVMIFGSSAFLLMALLMEGSLIEVGLPLIERLVLLIVPVYIFMRTDLFKKCIQKKLERYDLIWIILIFGGISVYGALRGIPYSNVIISAGHVGPMIAGIICGPFAGGFSGLIGGFYIMQNEGDHSFIFALSTIVAGILAGYFTRYWRGGITYSKAVFMVLSIEIFNLVILPLILKPEFETLKNLLRTSFVPMTIVNMTGVLIFVYFLKEGGYEISAGTGLTSLKEKIFRKNSKISKKENKGDKK, translated from the coding sequence ATGCGTAAAATACTCGCCAGCTACATACCAAAAGACATCTCTGACAAATTCAAATTCATCGGACCCGGACTTCTTCTCGCAATTGCCGCCTCGGGAGAAAGCGGAATTGCAGAGGCAGTTGAGATCGGAGCACACTTTCACTTTGACCTTATCTGGGTAATTCTTGTAACACTTCTGTTCAAATTTGCATTCACAAATGGAATTGCCAGATATACCCTTTCAACAGGAGAAACAATTTTTGAGGGACTAAAAAAGATACCGGGACCAAAGAACTGGACTGTTATATTCGTTACAGTCATCTACCTCCTTGAGATGTTTGGTTTTGGCGGTATGCTTCTGTTTGGTTCAATATTCCTGGATTATTACCTTCCGGGAGTCTACTTCTCAAAGCTCATAGCAATAATGACTCTTGCAATTGTCATGTTCCTGCTGTGGAAGGATTCTTATGAAAGAGTTGAAAAACTCGTGATTGCTATTGCAATCGGCCTTTTTATAGGAATAGGATACTGTCTTCTTGAGTTTGGAATCCCAATGGAATCAGTTGCATTCGGACTTATTCCAACAGTTCCTCATGATTCCATACTGCCAATAATGGCTCTGATGGGTGCAATTGGTTCAGGTCTTAATCTTCTCCTATATTCCGTATGGCTGAATGAAAAAAGCAGGGGGGAACACGGAGAGACATACTTTAAAAAATATATCCTGAGTGTTAATCTTGATCTGATTCTTGCATTCGGCCTTGTTGCGGTAATTACAGTTCTTTTCATGACACTGGGTGTCAGCGGATTTGTCGTTTCATTCCTGGGACATGGTGAGGAACTGACGATTGACACACTTATTGTCCAGACCCTTTATGTTCTGTCCAACATACCATATGGAACTGTTTTCTTCCTTATATTCGGATATCTGATAATGTTTGGTGCAACCGTTACCGGAATGGACGGTCGTGCCCGTGCAATATCATCAATCATAAAATCATCCACCGAAACAAAGCTTGATGAGAAGAAAATTTACAGAATCCTTCTCGGAGTATTTTCGGCAATCATAATCTCTGCAATAATTATGGGAGACCCTACCAAAGTCATCCATTACGTTGCCGCGATGGCATCAATTATGTTCGCTCTTCTCGGTTTCATGGCAATATATATTGATCTTACCCTTCCCGCATATTCACGCGGCAGCAGACTGTGGCTTCTGGTAATGATTTTTGGCAGTTCCGCATTTCTTTTGATGGCACTTTTAATGGAGGGCTCTTTAATTGAAGTGGGTCTTCCGTTAATTGAGAGGCTTGTTCTTTTGATTGTCCCCGTATACATCTTCATGAGAACTGATCTTTTCAAAAAGTGTATCCAAAAAAAGCTGGAGAGATACGACCTTATCTGGATTATCCTCATATTCGGAGGAATATCAGTCTATGGGGCATTGCGTGGCATACCATATTCTAATGTTATAATCAGTGCAGGTCATGTCGGTCCGATGATTGCCGGAATTATTTGCGGACCTTTTGCAGGTGGTTTTTCAGGTTTAATCGGCGGATTTTACATAATGCAAAACGAGGGAGATCATTCATTTATTTTTGCACTTTCAACAATTGTGGCAGGTATTCTGGCAGGATACTTTACCAGATACTGGAGGGGAGGAATTACATATTCAAAGGCCGTATTTATGGTATTATCAATAGAAATCTTCAATTTAGTGATACTTCCACTGATTTTGAAACCTGAATTTGAAACACTGAAAAATCTGTTGCGAACAAGTTTTGTTCCAATGACAATTGTAAACATGACCGGGGTTTTGATCTTTGTATATTTCCTAAAGGAAGGAGGTTATGAAATATCAGCCGGTACCGGATTAACTTCGCTTAAAGAAAAAATTTTCAGAAAAAATTCCAAAATATCCAAAAAAGAGAACAAGGGAGATAAAAAATGA
- a CDS encoding methyl-coenzyme M reductase glutamine C-methyltransferase, with amino-acid sequence MYSLMKFTVISPEIYTYGAMLIGGILKDKGYDVSIKNKLSARPKDTVMMSLYSTLHLRSPILKEFIEDHRKKGGQVFIGGPVSAYPEIVLGELSPDAVLTGEGEGSILKLVESGISKDVPGLSYYDENGEIIINTPAVPASMKRPVPLIPTDIAKQDIRGASAYIETHRGCTGTCTFCQVPRYFGRGIRSRDLEDILKEVREFKKRGAKRLSVSGGTGSLYNYKDGHIDEDAFVSLLKGMAEIMGSKNISSPDIRVDCISDKVLDAIRDYSIGWVFFGLESGSNNVLKHMGKGASAEDASKAVLACREHGLKVAGSFIVGHPYETEEDYQATKDFIAEHCLDDCFVSIAEPIPKTPLADLVLKTPMDENPTYIPHTGEYRSLKLTESEARSFDLQMHADMYKPNLHVITDQIFNAYLAGVRKDGNDVRNATELLFKYYG; translated from the coding sequence ATGTACAGTCTTATGAAATTCACCGTTATCTCTCCTGAAATATACACCTATGGAGCAATGCTTATAGGAGGCATTTTAAAAGACAAAGGATACGATGTTTCGATCAAAAATAAACTCTCGGCACGTCCAAAAGACACTGTTATGATGAGCCTTTATTCGACACTTCACCTGAGATCTCCCATTTTAAAGGAATTTATTGAAGATCACCGGAAAAAAGGCGGTCAGGTATTTATCGGAGGTCCGGTGTCAGCATATCCAGAGATTGTCCTCGGAGAACTCAGTCCCGATGCTGTTTTGACAGGCGAGGGTGAGGGATCTATATTGAAACTTGTAGAATCAGGCATTTCAAAAGATGTACCGGGTCTTTCCTATTATGATGAAAACGGTGAAATCATAATAAATACACCGGCAGTGCCCGCATCTATGAAAAGACCAGTGCCCCTGATACCAACAGACATTGCAAAACAGGACATCAGAGGTGCCTCGGCATATATTGAAACACACAGGGGATGTACAGGTACCTGCACATTCTGCCAGGTCCCAAGATATTTCGGTCGCGGGATTAGAAGCAGGGATCTTGAAGATATACTTAAAGAAGTCAGGGAGTTTAAAAAACGCGGTGCAAAACGCCTTTCAGTATCCGGTGGAACAGGATCTCTTTACAACTACAAAGACGGCCATATTGACGAGGATGCATTTGTAAGTCTGTTAAAGGGAATGGCTGAGATAATGGGCAGCAAAAACATTTCTTCACCCGATATAAGAGTTGACTGCATCTCTGATAAAGTCCTTGACGCAATAAGGGATTATTCAATTGGCTGGGTCTTTTTTGGTCTGGAATCAGGAAGCAACAATGTCTTAAAGCACATGGGCAAGGGAGCATCGGCAGAGGATGCATCAAAAGCAGTACTTGCATGCAGGGAACACGGACTCAAAGTTGCCGGAAGTTTCATTGTAGGCCATCCATATGAAACAGAAGAAGATTATCAGGCAACAAAGGACTTTATTGCAGAACACTGTCTGGATGATTGTTTTGTTTCTATTGCAGAACCTATTCCAAAAACGCCTCTTGCCGATCTGGTGCTAAAAACACCAATGGATGAAAATCCGACTTACATCCCACATACAGGAGAGTACAGATCACTAAAACTGACAGAAAGCGAGGCCAGATCTTTTGATCTCCAGATGCATGCTGACATGTATAAACCAAATCTTCACGTGATAACCGATCAGATATTCAATGCATACCTTGCCGGAGTTAGAAAGGATGGAAATGACGTCAGGAATGCCACTGAACTTCTTTTCAAATATTATGGATAA
- a CDS encoding PEGA domain-containing protein gives MSFSKALSGGILLLAILAVTIAPGAAEQPLGNQIGWLTFHTNVDGATIYVNGNPVGTTVNQQFTYTVYLDGSPSSMPSTAYAAKSGYQTSNTVSVSIPGAGQTVDYYFTLNPSGPTTGSLYVDSSPTNAQVYVDGNYVGITPHSVRGLSTGKHNVEVIKSGYQNWASSASVVAGSQVNVFATLIPVNDHGTISIASSPSGATIYLDGNYKGLTPSTISGVTKGAHVVELNKAGYNEWSGQVNVYPGQTTRVSETLTAIPSPSKGSIYVSSTPGGAYIYLDGSYEGVTPYSGTYVIGNVPAGTHTISLKLSGYKDAATSVSVSGGGTATVSLPLTPVNPPAGTGTLDISSTPTGANVYINNEYKGITPFQLSLPAGEYSVSFRLTGYMDSTTTATVNSGGTSTVQGSLVPTTQPTQSGTIPFAAIAGLLIAGIGLAVFKSKRE, from the coding sequence ATGTCATTCAGTAAAGCGTTGTCCGGCGGGATATTACTCCTTGCCATACTAGCAGTAACCATCGCCCCTGGTGCAGCAGAGCAACCGCTCGGAAACCAGATAGGCTGGCTCACCTTCCACACAAACGTGGACGGCGCAACAATTTATGTTAATGGAAATCCGGTTGGAACAACAGTAAACCAACAGTTCACATACACCGTTTACCTTGATGGAAGTCCTTCAAGTATGCCAAGTACTGCATATGCAGCAAAGTCAGGTTATCAGACAAGCAACACCGTCAGTGTTTCGATACCCGGTGCAGGTCAGACAGTTGATTATTACTTCACTTTAAACCCGTCGGGACCAACAACAGGTTCATTATACGTAGACTCATCACCAACAAATGCACAGGTTTATGTTGACGGGAATTACGTTGGAATAACACCGCATTCAGTCAGGGGTCTTTCAACAGGCAAGCACAATGTTGAAGTCATAAAATCAGGATACCAGAACTGGGCATCTTCTGCAAGTGTAGTTGCAGGAAGCCAGGTAAACGTGTTTGCAACACTTATTCCAGTCAATGACCATGGTACTATCTCAATTGCTTCATCACCATCAGGTGCAACAATTTATCTTGACGGCAATTACAAGGGACTCACACCTTCAACAATATCCGGTGTCACAAAAGGTGCCCACGTGGTTGAACTCAACAAAGCGGGTTATAATGAATGGTCAGGACAGGTTAACGTATATCCGGGCCAGACAACAAGAGTCTCAGAAACACTTACAGCAATTCCAAGCCCTTCAAAGGGTTCGATATACGTCTCATCAACTCCGGGAGGGGCTTACATTTATCTTGACGGATCGTATGAAGGCGTCACACCATACTCCGGAACATATGTTATCGGAAACGTACCTGCAGGCACACATACAATCTCACTGAAGCTTTCAGGATATAAGGATGCAGCAACCTCAGTGTCAGTTTCAGGAGGAGGAACAGCAACAGTATCACTTCCACTAACACCGGTGAATCCACCGGCAGGAACAGGCACTCTGGATATTTCATCAACACCCACAGGGGCAAATGTCTACATAAACAATGAATACAAAGGCATTACTCCTTTCCAGTTGTCTCTTCCGGCAGGAGAATACTCTGTTTCATTCAGATTAACAGGATATATGGATTCAACAACAACAGCAACTGTAAATTCAGGCGGAACTTCAACAGTGCAGGGATCACTTGTTCCCACAACCCAGCCAACACAGTCAGGAACCATTCCGTTTGCAGCAATAGCCGGCCTTTTAATTGCAGGAATCGGCCTTGCAGTGTTTAAATCAAAGAGAGAGTGA
- a CDS encoding TMEM175 family protein yields MRGFKYISSELHKGRLEALTDGIYAIALTLGVLSIDVSDLPTGTTVANLGNSLIRLEPQIFHYGIAFFILASFWMAHHRQTNYIRSVDEIYIWLSVISLFFVSLVPFSVQLVGDYPASFPAVFIYSLNMFLIGFLNTCGWYHATRDHRLIVDDFPESRVVRSVKKSLTVPLISVFVIIFALFVNPLYSTVFYFLIPAIGFLIVYKEKKGKQE; encoded by the coding sequence ATGCGTGGATTTAAATATATCTCCAGTGAACTCCACAAAGGAAGACTCGAAGCACTCACAGACGGTATTTATGCTATCGCACTTACCCTCGGGGTGCTTTCAATAGATGTTTCAGATCTCCCCACAGGAACTACGGTTGCAAATCTTGGAAATTCCCTTATACGTCTAGAGCCTCAGATTTTTCATTATGGTATTGCTTTTTTCATTCTGGCATCTTTTTGGATGGCTCACCACAGACAGACGAATTATATTAGATCTGTTGATGAAATCTACATATGGCTGAGTGTAATTTCATTGTTCTTTGTATCTTTAGTGCCTTTTAGCGTTCAGCTCGTTGGTGACTACCCTGCTTCTTTCCCGGCAGTATTTATCTACAGTCTGAATATGTTTTTAATCGGGTTTTTAAACACCTGCGGGTGGTATCATGCAACAAGAGATCACCGGCTTATAGTTGATGACTTTCCTGAATCCAGGGTTGTGAGGTCTGTAAAAAAAAGTCTGACAGTGCCTTTAATTTCCGTATTTGTGATCATATTTGCACTGTTTGTAAACCCACTATATTCTACGGTATTTTATTTCCTTATACCGGCAATTGGTTTTTTGATAGTTTATAAAGAAAAAAAAGGAAAACAGGAATAA
- a CDS encoding ABC transporter permease: protein MNAKYSKIIAKKELRSLMSEKTIILAILLQLFIAMFSSFLLVGLTSMYNPDAISKYSTVKYPVGYSGDPSAVISYLKDSNDFVVYEMDLSSAVQSLKERKLSAVIWMPNVAEDSENPVKITLYTIQNDIQSSIVNVKLKDVFLDYEERLREERGNRLVHKPVTIVLPPSSAGSDFFEFVYGLLIPLLVFMPAIISGALIIDLITEEYQQNTLLTLMSTPVSFTDMLWGKILACFILVPLQSAGWILLLMLNGITVQGAIPILLHVSIGSFILILIGALTALRYTERTNAQFIFSTAIVVVIIFALAMPLNTANIIVRLSVGSIGPQHWAILAAMLSLGVLLSYFTTMFAKRAARKLT, encoded by the coding sequence ATGAATGCAAAATATTCCAAAATAATTGCAAAAAAAGAGCTTAGAAGTCTGATGAGTGAAAAAACAATAATTCTTGCAATACTTCTCCAGCTTTTTATTGCAATGTTTTCATCATTCCTTCTGGTAGGCCTTACCTCGATGTACAATCCTGACGCAATAAGCAAATACTCAACTGTAAAATATCCTGTCGGATATTCAGGAGACCCCTCAGCAGTAATATCATACCTAAAGGACAGCAATGACTTTGTCGTCTATGAAATGGATCTCTCCTCTGCCGTACAGTCTTTAAAGGAGAGAAAACTCTCTGCCGTTATATGGATGCCGAATGTTGCTGAGGATTCTGAAAATCCTGTCAAAATTACACTTTATACAATCCAGAATGACATTCAGTCAAGCATCGTCAATGTAAAACTAAAGGATGTCTTCCTGGATTATGAGGAAAGACTCAGGGAAGAAAGAGGCAACCGGCTTGTACACAAACCTGTGACGATTGTTCTGCCGCCTTCTTCTGCCGGAAGCGACTTTTTTGAATTTGTCTACGGCCTTTTAATACCGCTTCTTGTATTCATGCCGGCAATAATATCCGGAGCCCTTATAATCGATCTGATAACGGAAGAGTACCAGCAAAACACTCTTTTAACACTCATGTCCACACCCGTATCCTTTACGGACATGTTATGGGGAAAAATCCTTGCCTGCTTTATTCTTGTGCCCTTACAGTCGGCAGGGTGGATTCTGTTATTAATGCTAAACGGAATTACAGTTCAGGGAGCAATTCCAATACTTCTCCATGTAAGCATAGGATCTTTTATTCTGATACTGATCGGGGCACTTACTGCCCTGAGATATACTGAAAGAACAAATGCACAGTTTATCTTCTCAACTGCAATTGTTGTTGTAATAATCTTTGCACTTGCAATGCCCCTTAATACTGCAAACATAATAGTCAGACTCTCAGTAGGCTCAATAGGGCCACAACACTGGGCAATACTTGCAGCTATGCTTTCGCTGGGAGTATTACTGTCATATTTCACAACAATGTTTGCAAAAAGGGCGGCCAGAAAACTAACATAA